The following coding sequences lie in one Populus trichocarpa isolate Nisqually-1 chromosome 14, P.trichocarpa_v4.1, whole genome shotgun sequence genomic window:
- the LOC7464857 gene encoding uncharacterized protein LOC7464857 encodes MQREGQGRNDLFAAGDPFGNFSRFGMIPSLFGGRDPFDDPFFTRPFGSMLESGMSDPPSSTSREVSQTDRAKALVIEELSSDDEGEKEDAQTGDEKSDYQKHIGSNKEPSVEHPDDYPDERENKTVNCRSDYNRTEGTEPWVRSSSFQTCKVTYGGIDGAYYTSTRTRRTGSDGVVVEESKEADKTTGQATHRISRGINDKGHSVTRKLNSDGKVDTTQTLHNLNEDELTGFEETWKLKGQLPTGWSDHFDMHGNRGSRGSEQKGMGSWRVWALPSTRQAWNAGGMESAPEPGTNALGGRTKKVVRINIE; translated from the exons ATGCAGAGGGAAGGGCAAGGTAGAAATGATTTATTTGCTGCAGGTGATCCTTTTGGTAATTTCTCCCGATTTGGCATGATTCCGAGCCTATTTGGAGGGAGGGATCCGTTTGATGATCCGTTCTTCACTCGCCCATTCGGTAGCATGTTGGAGTCTGGCATGTCTGATCCTCCAAGTTCTACTAGCAGGGAGGTATCGCAGACCGATAGAGCAAAGGCTTTAGTTATAGAAGAATTATCGTCTGATGACGAGGGTGAAAAAGAAGATGCGCAAACTGGGGATGAGAAGAGTGACTATCAAAAGCACATTGGTTCAAACAAAGAGCCATCTGTTGAGCATCCTGATGATTATCCTGATG AGAGGGAAAACAAGACTGTGAATTGTAGGAGTGATTATAACCGGACCGAAGGAACAGAGCCATGGGTCCGCAGTTCCAGTTTTCAGACTTGCAAGGTCACATATGGGGGTATAGATGGAGCATATTATACTTCCACTAGGACCAGAAGGACAGGCAGTGATGGA GTGGTGGTTGAGGAGAGCAAAGAAGCAGATAAAACAACTGGTCAAGCAACACATAGGATCTCGAGAGGAATAAACGATAAG GGCCATTCTGTTACAAGGAAGCTTAATTCGGATGGCAAGGTGGATACAACACAAACTTTACACAACTTGAATGAag ATGAACTTACTGGTTTTGAAGAAACATGGAAGCTTAAAGGACAGTTGCCAACTGGCTGGagtgatcattttgatatgcatGGCAATAGAG GTTCTAGAGGCAGTGAGCAGAAGGGCATGGGATCCTGGAGAGTTTGGGCACTTCCATCCACAAGGCAAGCCTGGAATGCT
- the LOC7464858 gene encoding probable protein S-acyltransferase 14 translates to MHRSRAVMAWNVFKFCTALRGLGSIMILLVLGVVGVTYYAVVLNNYGPALYDGGIDSLVSLAVLIPFHSLLVMLLWSYFSVVLTDPGSVPPNWRPAIDEERGEADPLNGSEFSGVQSDQSNQRIRYCRKCNQLKPPRCHHCSVCGRCVLKMDHHCVWVVNCVGALNYKYFLLFLFYTFLETSLVTLSLSPHFIAFFSDGEIPGTPGTLATTFLAFVLNLAFALSVLGFLIMHISLVSANTTTIEAYEKKTTPKWRYDLGRKKNFEQVFGADKRYWFIPTYSDDDLRRMPALQGLEYPSKPDFDSQEF, encoded by the exons ATGCATAGATCCAGAGCTGTTATGGCTTGGAATGTGTTCAAATTTTGTACGGCCTTAAGGGGTCTAGGCTCGATCATGATCTTGTTGGTGCTTGGCGTTGTTGGTGTAACATATTATGCTgttgttttgaataattatgGCCCTGCTTTGTATGATGGTGGCATCGATTCTCTCGTTTCTCTTGCTGTCTTGATCCCATTCCATTCTTTG TTAGTGATGCTACTGTGGAGTTACTTTTCTGTTGTTTTAACTGATCCGGGGAGCGTGCCTCCTAATTGGAGGCCTGCTATTGATGAGGAAAGAGGGGAGGCTGACCCGTTGAATGGATCAGAGTTTAGTGGAGTGCAGTCTGACCAATCAAATCAAAGAATCCGATATTGCCGGAAGTGCAACCAGCTGAAACCACCTCGTTGCCATCATTGTTCTGTTT GTGGGAGGTGTGTGCTAAAGATGGACCATCATTGCGTATGGGTTGTAAATTGTGTTGGGGCCTTGAATTATaagtattttcttctatttttg TTCTACACATTTCTTGAGACAAGTCTTGTAACTTTATCTCTTTCACCACACTTTATAGCATTCTTTAGTGATGGAGAAATTCCTGGGACTCCAGGCACCCTTGCAACCACATTTCTTGCCTTTG TCTTAAATCTGGCGTTTGCATTGAGTGTTCTGGGATTTCTGATCATGCACATATCGCTTGTGTCTGCTAATACTACAACTATTGAG GCATACGAGAAGAAGACCACCCCAAAATGGCGCTATGACCTTGGTCGAAAGAAGAATTTTGAGCAG GTGTTTGGGGCAGATAAGCGATACTGGTTCATTCCGACTTATTCAGACGATGATTTACGGCGAATGCCTGCACTTCAGGGTCTTGAATATCCATCGAAACCCGACTTTGATTCCCAGGAATTCTAG